The Cydia fagiglandana chromosome 4, ilCydFagi1.1, whole genome shotgun sequence genome has a window encoding:
- the LOC134663823 gene encoding tyrosine aminotransferase, which translates to MSQRSLSREVWEVRASALARNTHNVIREIVENLQVEPHPNKQLIALSIGDPTTFGNLNPPDQVLQAVRDSIESLSSRSYGPGKGHQDVREAVAEYCAHQGPITAEDVILCSGCSHAIEMAVTVLADAGQNILVPRPGFLIYRTLSEGLGIQIKYYNLLPDQQWKVDLDDIEGQIDDKTAAIVVINPSNPCGSVYSKEHLTEILDIASRNRVPIIADEIYEHMVFSGNQYHALSSLSVDVPVLSCGGLTKRFLVPGWRMGWVIIHDRQNIFGKEVRRGLNNMTTRILGPNTLIQRALPAILQLTPQSFFDDVLIFLESQAKLAYEALRRAPGLRPVMPQGAMYMMIQIKMSLFPHFDNELQFVERLVSEQSVFCLPGKCFEYPNYMRIVLTVPEDIMREACDRITVFCREHVASRDNLKEVDNNSVSVEPVSEVICEHEP; encoded by the exons ATGTCGCAGCGGTCTCTGAGCAGGGAGGTGTGGGAGGTGCGTGCTTCAGCGTTAGCTCGCAACACCCATAACGTGATCAGGGAGATCGTCGAGAACTTACAAGTGGAACCGCACCCTAATAAGCAGCTAATTGCTCTTTCCATTG GTGACCCGACTACATTTGGAAACCTCAATCCACCAGACCAAGTCCTACAGGCTGTGCGGGACAGCATCGAATCACTTAGCTCTAGAAGTTACGGCCCAGGTAAAGGACACCAAGATGTCAGGGAAGCGGTGGCAGAGTACTGTGCCCACCAGGGACCGATCACAGCAGAGGACGTCATCCTCTGCAGCGGCTGCTCTCACGCCATCGAGATGGCCGTCACAGTGCTTGCTGATGCCGGCCAGAATATTCTGGTGCCGCGACCGGGGTTCTTGATATACAGAACCTTATCAGAAGGCTTAGgaattcaaataaaatattacaatttgttG CCTGATCAGCAATGGAAAGTCGATCTAGACGATATCGAGGGACAAATAGACGACAAGACCGCAGCAATAGTTGTTATAAATCCGTCGAATCCTTGCGGTTCTGTGTACAGTAAAGAACATTTGACTGAAATATTGGATATTGCGTCGAGAAATCGTGTTCCCATAATAGCAGATGAGATATACGAGCATATGGTGTTTTCTGGCAATCAGTACCATGCGCTCTCTTCGCTGTCAGTGGATGTTCCTGTGCTCTCTTGTGGTGGTCTGACTAAGAGGTTTCTAGTTCCGGGTTGGAGGATGGGCTGGGTCATCATACATGATCGTCAGAATATATTTGGGAAAGAAGTTCGCAGAGGTTTGAATAATATGACTACTAGGATACTTGGCCCTAATACGCTAATTCAGCGTGCCTTACCCGCTATACTGCAACTCACGCCACAGAGCTTTTTCGACGATGTGTTAATATTTCTAGAG AGCCAAGCCAAACTGGCTTACGAAGCATTGCGCCGAGCCCCCGGATTGCGGCCCGTGATGCCTCAAGGAGCCATGTATATGATGATTCAAATAAAGATGTCACTATTTCCCCATTTCGACAACGAGCTTCAATTCGTAGAGAGACTAGTATCAGAACAGTCCGTTTTTTGCCTACCCGGAAAG TGTTTCGAGTACCCTAACTACATGCGGATAGTTCTGACAGTACCGGAGGATATCATGCGCGAGGCATGCGATCGCATAACCGTGTTCTGCAGGGAGCATGTCGCCTCCAGAGACAATCTGAAGGAAGTCGATAATAATTCCGTTTCTGTGGAGCCTGTCAGCGAAGTCATCTGTGAACACGAACCATAA
- the LOC134663824 gene encoding uncharacterized protein LOC134663824: MSPGHGGAGGGPSPMETDTAKTTTKRRNKDVSNTEVTSCKQKMTYIRSRRGLFKDHNPIYEDLTKREYPVLLQSASNELTHKVPLDILKVNGILKEITGVQYVKAAGNFFVKVYFGCAKDANAFLLNKPLLQANTWKATIPYDSIECQGIIRAPVDLSEETLLEDLKASCMILGVKRFTKKQDNGQYKPLPTVLVTFMASSRPDHVIYDHIWMPVQEYIRPLLQCFRCYKFGHGSGACKSTQVCSICSAGHFYKECTTPSDFKCSNCSGPHSAVSYTCPFKAEKNAQIKNKINGKFSYATAAAVAVTPNSSNNLNSKIPKTPAKTPHGRAMIADIINSDIVLNAITKTILELMKKKEVKNTSSGPMPITSQMIKELLVTSFTT; this comes from the coding sequence ATGAGCCCAGGACACGGGGGTGCGGGCGGCGGCCCCTCCCCCATGGAAACAGACACCGCCAAAACTACAACAAAAAGGAGAAATAAAGATGTTTCCAATACAGAAGTCACATCATGTAAACAAAAAATGACATACATACGAAGTCGTCGCGGTCTCTTCAAAGACCACAACCCCATATATGAAGATTTGACTAAAAGAGAGTACCCCGTACTACTACAATCTGCTTCAAATGAACTGACTCATAAAGTCCCCTTGGACATCCTCAAAGTGAATggaatattaaaagagattacTGGGGTGCAATATGTAAAGGCTGCGGGTAACTTTTTTGTCAAAGTTTATTTCGGATGTGCCAAGGATGCAAATGCATTTTTGCTAAACAAACCACTACTACAAGCAAATACTTGGAAGGCAACAATCCCATATGACAGCATAGAGTGCCAAGGAATTATTCGTGCTCCTGTGGATCTAAGTGAAGAGACATTGCTCGAGGACTTGAAAGCAAGTTGTATGATTCTTGGTGTTAAGCGCTTTACCAAAAAACAGGACAATGGGCAATACAAACCACTCCCAACCGTCCTGGTTACATTTATGGCCTCGTCTAGACCTGACCATGTAATCTATGATCATATATGGATGCCAGTACAGGAATACATCAGACCCCTGCTTCAGTGCTTCAGGTGTTATAAGTTTGGACATGGCAGCGGAGCTTGCAAAAGCACTCAAGTATGTTCCATTTGTTCAGCGGGACATTTTTACAAGGAATGTACCACACCATCGGACTTCAAGTGCTCAAACTGTAGTGGACCCCATTCGGCAGTTTCTTATACCTGTCCATTTAAGGCAGAAAAAAATGCACAAATTAAGAACAAGATAAATGGCAAATTCTCTTATGCAACTGCAGCTGCAGTAGCTGTAACACCTAATAGCAGTAATAATCTTAACAGTAAGATTCCAAAAACTCCTGCTAAAACACCTCATGGACGTGCTATGATTGCTGACATTATTAATTCTGATATTGTTCTTAATGCAATCACCAAAACAATTTTAGAATTAATGAAGAAAAAAGAAGTCAAAAATACTTCCTCCGGTCCTATGCCAATAACGTCCCAAATGATTAAAGAGCTGCTTGTAACAAGTTTTACTACTTAA
- the LOC134663825 gene encoding uncharacterized protein LOC134663825 translates to MRDVVVELVKFESKYDFLEFLEDKTDFVKLYTDGSKTKDRTSFAFFDSFLNIGKVFECSYSSYFSIFSAEVLGIIYALEHIHDNYITENKFLILSDSMSALQALKNKCISASVNYLIYKLRSCLSSLLYRKITVEFCWVPGHSGIFGNELVDKLAKSTENIQICHLKVPQSDLVPFVKELMIRRWNNSWSKSKEVKGKWLAAIVPAPSTKSWFEYQRKYVERAFITTMCRLRIGHARFPAHLFRLELSESAVCAHCYFNVCDLDHIFFHCPAFNLQRLLFAAMCTDTGLQVLPNSVQGLLKYKQLYPVIYEFVLHTIGSL, encoded by the coding sequence ATGCGAGACGTGGTTGTTGAACTGGTCAAATTTGAATCGAAATATGACTTTTTGGAGTTTCTTGAAGATAAGActgattttgttaaattatatacTGACGGCTCTAAAACTAAAGATAGGACCAGTTTTGCATTTTTTGACTCCTTTTTGAACATAGGAAAAGTTTTCGAATGTAGTTATAGTAgttatttttcaatattttcggcTGAAGTATTAGGCATAATTTACGCTTTAGAACATATTCATGATAATTACATAACTGAGAATAAATTTTTAATTCTATCTGATTCCATGAGCGCTTTACAAgcacttaaaaataaatgtataagtGCATCTGTAAATTACTTAATTTATAAGTTAAGAAGTTGTTTAAGTTCTTTATTATATAGAAAAATTACTGTTGAATTTTGCTGGGTTCCGGGACATTCAGGAATTTTTGGTAACGAACTTGTAGATAAGCTTGCAAAATCCACAGAAAATATccaaatttgtcatttaaaagtACCTCAGTCCGATTTAGTGCCTTTTGTAAAAGAACTTATGATTAGACGGTGGAACAACTCGTGGTCTAAATCCAAAGAAGTCAAAGGGAAATGGTTAGCTGCAATAGTCCCAGCACCTAGCACCAAGTCGTGGTTTGAATACCAAAGAAAATATGTAGAAAGGGCATTTATTACAACTATGTGTAGATTACGTATTGGTCATGCTCGTTTTCCTGCACATCTCTTTAGATTAGAGCTAAGTGAGTCTGCTGTTTGTGCACATTGTTATTTTAATGTATGTGATCTTGATCATATTTTTTTCCATTGTCCTGCATTTAATTTACAAAGGCTATTGTTTGCTGCCATGTGTACGGACACAGGTTTGCAAGTCCTGCCAAACTCCGTACAGGGTcttttgaaatataaacaattaTATCCTGTAATCTATGAATTTGTTCTTCACACTATTGGcagtttgtaa
- the LOC134663828 gene encoding ER membrane protein complex subunit 4, which translates to MSQLKTNKKFKWALDFNPKNKSQSVELPSPPGYSQSASAIHTESSKDTDSNHLLIKKLWDVALGPLKQVPMNLFIMYMAGNSISIFPIMMVGMLIVRPVKSLFLTQSTFKMVEGTQAAGQKLVFIIGNIVNILLALYKCQSMGLLPTHSSDWLAFEEPQTRVEHIGGGLSML; encoded by the exons ATGTCACAACTCAAGACAAACAAAAAGTTCAAGTGGGCTTTGGATTTCAACCCAAA GAACAAATCCCAGTCAGTGGAATTGCCATCTCCTCCTGGTTACAGCCAGTCTGCCAGCGCAATTCATACAGAGTCATCAAAGGATACGGATTCCAACCATCTACTGATCAAGAAGTTGTGGGATGTTGCACTGGGGCCCTTGAAGCAGGTGCCTATGAACCTGTTTATCATGTACATGGCTGGTAACTCCATATCCATATTTCCTATAATGATGGTGGGTATGTTGATTGTGCGGCCCGTCAAGTCCCTGTTTCTCACACAGAGTACCTTTAAGATGGTCGAAGGGACACAAGCAGCTGGGCAAAAGCTAGTCTTTATCATTGGAAACATCGTGAATATTCTACTTGCCTTGTACAAATGTCAGAGCATGGGGCTATTACCCACTCATTCTAGTGACTGGCTAGCCTTTGAGGAACCTCAGACAAGGGTAGAACATATTGGTGGGGGCCTATCAAtgctataa